The genomic stretch gttgatgaatccttgggcccttctgatgaattcttccaaggtggcggctttgctgcgctgcatgtcatcccaaaggggggacccggcccggatcccgGACTACATTGCCACCAGTCGCTGTCCGTCATCGActtttgtcttggaggcttcttcagtaaagcactggatgtaggctctcaatgtctccgcgggtagttgcttaatattggcgagggcgctgatttgcatgtccatcctcatggcggccacgaactgcttccaAAACActgactgcagcccggaccaggattggatggaccccggtttaagcctcttccaccactcttcggcagGACCGTCCAaagtgatggagaagcagaggcatttgccgtcgtcgctgacatgagccactgtcatgagtcggttgtaccgggacagatgatccctaggatcGGTATTTCCATTATAGGCGgtgaggctcggcatcttgaacccctttggcagtacggcgtccaggatgtgcctcgcgcaaggctctttatcctcttcattggagtcagtgtccgcgccttcctgcttgcCGACCAGGCaatcagtgaccttttttaatgccgccatctgctccatgagcagcttggccgtgctatcctccagggggattctctcgttcctcctattgttgatgtcgttcctgaggtcaccgtctcgagggaggattttttccttgcgggcccgctctttccgagcattcagtccatcgcgtaaatctatccgggaagtgtcgtcccctgaactggGAGCATGACGATCCTCGCGGCGAGGCCGTTCTCGACGGTTCTTattgaccgaggcacttgggtgcaaagaccctTCCCGCCCGTTTGGCCTTGGGGCGTGTCGGGGCTGTCCATTccgcggccgcgtcccctgcggatcgatcgcgtggcctcgtcctgggacggggcgcaccttatctttcctaggtaacggccgTGAACGTGCCCCGACTTTttcgacgggggtggtcttctccCGGGTCTTTCGTCGTTCATTGTCCGGGACTCCTGGAGCCGGTTCGGAAAAAGGCTCCGGGGGACGGACCAGGCTGGCGCCTCTGGGGGCCCCAGCTTGCTCTTGGGGAGCGAGTCGCTGCGTTTCTGGAAGCGGGTCAGCTGTAGGGTTGGctgccggaccctgcgcggccATGAGCGCCcacagggcttggagagactcttgcatccggcgatacgcctccgcttgctcagcgatcctggcttcctgatctaggacttgctgccttagtctaGTCATCTCCAAGTCCTGTTGATCGTCGCTGGGGGTCCTGGGATCCGcggcttcgtcgtggtactccccctcattttcctcctcATAATACTTTTCCTCGTTTTCCACTTCGtactctgtcccaccctcgtagtcttgcgactcatCTTGGTGAGATGTCTGAGGCACGTCCTCGAGCAGGTCCTGAGGAATATGctgagaaggcagcgggtctccgttGCCTTGCTCGggattggtagggtcgaaggtggtgtgtcgtgtgttcaccatcgtagtaaaggcctgacgttggcgctagcttccttcagctctcaatgaaagaaccaaactgttaaccgagattttcggcaactctattaataaatgatatttaatgataataataatgaaagcaTAAAAGAAacacatgatttttacgtggttggggcgttaactagccttagtccacgagtctatgttattagagattgaagaagcttttacaatggagttttttctctatattttgacagagttcctccctttctttttttttttcagaagaGACCCTGTTTACGGTactctgtagcttatatttataagctgatggGAATATCGGGTCTGGACCGGATCCGATCCGGGCCCATCGAAGAAATGGatacaaggggcctttctagtggaggcccaatacaaaaagatacaaaattCATAAATCcaaaaccagctaaggcccaacaggaTGACCttagagctatatctcgcccgacaaaacgacgcTTTTGGCCtggccacttcgagtcacgaggcagattcaggagacaagaccagtcagagtacttggctgcgcagtcctgacacattggcgtgcaatcccgagatgaccttttctgcaggtgaaaagtgggggacaacgcccacgtggagCGAGGCAGCGTCAGGATCTTGGACGCCTGGCCCCTTCAACCAGGGGTGAGACGATCCAGGTCcatttacctttggcccgctttGTTTACCATCGGCCCTTGGCCCGCTTTGTTTACCATCGGCCCGAACCGCGTCAGTGGTCCGGGATAGGGATCCGTAGGACGCAGCGGTTGGAACGCTCTGCAAGCCTCCCGGACTATCTTTGCTGAGGATGGACCCGGAGGGACATCCTGGACATctccaatgggcccagtcttGAGTTCCCGGTTCATACCCTTCTCCTTGGGCATTCTCCATATCAAGGGGCCTTGGGCTGGGTCCACGTGCTGAGCTGGCCCCCTGACAGTGGGCCAagacgaaggccccgagcccatgcaggaaatggggataacaattttTAATGACAATAACGATATTTAttaggttgataaatattaaaactattcacattaattttaatgtttgttatgtttaaattaattaaatgcttatttttgttaaattatattatgaattatttttaaaaataattaaatttaataaatattaatttatttcaaataaattttaaaatatattataaaaacaatattagcggcggaccccgcggTTAATAATACTGAATCTGACATATGTATTagcggcgggtgtgtcagtccaccgctaataatgattattagaGACAAATAATTTGGCGCGGGGTATTAGCGGCGGATCCCCGCCGCTAATAACCATTAGCGGCGGATGTCCcccttattagcggcggagtccccCGCCGCTAATGTATAAAATTCTTGTAGTGGCAAATCTGCTTTAAGAATAGCGCATTTCACGTGCCTCGGCTTTGGTTTGTTCtttatattattgtattttttacatttctgttcttcaattaaatatataaatatatatagatatatatatatttcttcatTCTCAACTATACTGCTTCTAACAAAACATATATAGACAACACGTTTTTGCATGCGGAGAAAGCTTTATTATAAACTTTAAGCTTACATTGAGtgatcttttcttttcttttctttgcaGCCAATCAGTCTTGGGAAACTTCCTATATTACACCAACAACATAAAtgtaaaaaataatgaatatataaTATTGTACTACACAAAAATGTGTACTCTCAGTTCTCAACAAACTGTGCGCCTTGCACTTGCATTCTTAACCAACCTGATAGACATAAGCCAACAGCCACTAGAAAGATTTATGAGTGTTTACATTACCTATATATGGAGTTTGCTTATCTAGGAATACTTGTACGTTAGTCTATTTTTATACAAAATATGAAAGAAAGGACTTtaatttgtttatgtttttttcctaaaaaattgGCCTTGACCTAGTGACTGGAACATTTAGTTGGTAGAGCATgcctaaataaataataataattaaaaaaagtgTGCGAAAACTAAGGTCTTTTCCTAACTCTCAAATATACGTTATTAGGTATACGCCTTAGTTTTAAAGCTCACAGGTGGAAATACTTGATATCAAAGCACAGTAGCCAAAATGCAGGGTCAAATTTCTAACAGCTTCTTCCTTTATTGAGTAACTTAAAAGCATACCATAAGAAAATATGTGTATAATCCTGAAATTAAATCATTCGTTActtgatatatgtgtatatatagcTGAACTTATAATAATAAAACTCATCAACTCGATCATCTTCTCCTTTTGTTGTCTTtaatatttcttttcttttcatcaAATGGCAACCTTTTCACCAAAAACCATCTTCTATCTTACAACTCTACTTTTGATGACTACAGTTCCGCAATCAAAAGCAGCTTTAAACGCCAATTATTACAGCCAAACATGTCCACAAGCTGAGAAAATCATTCTGCAGACAGTCTATAACGCCTCCATATTCGATCCCAAAGTTCCAGCTCGACTCCTTAGGATGTTCTTCCACGACTGTTTCATTAGGGTAATCAATATAATAAAGCCTTCTCGTAAATTTCAATATGCGAATCTATCtgaatttgtatatatatacatatacatgggTTTTGTATTAATGTTGTTCTTGTATACAGGGATGTGATGCGTCTGTGTTACTAGACTCAACAGCAGAGAACCAAGCAGAGAAAGATGGACCTCCCAATCTTTCTCTTGCATCATTTTATGTCATAGATGGTGCTAAGGCTACACTAGAAGCTGCATGTCCTCAAACTGTTTCTTGTGCTGATGTACTTGCCATTGCTGCCAGGGATGTTGTAACCATAGTACGTCCAACCCTAATTattactagtatatatatatgcataaatattatatatatatatataattaagctcatcaatcattatcaaataatataacatattaacAAGCATATATCctaattctcttttttttttattttttattattattatgtttgttTACAGTCTGGGGGGCCTTACTGGAACGTCCTAAAAGGAAGAAAAGATGGAAGAGTTTCGAAAGCTTCTGAAACCGTCAACTTACCAGCTCCAACCTTCAACATGTCTCAGCTCGTTCAAAGCTTTTCCAACAGAGGCTTAGGACTTAAAGATTTGGTTGCTCTGTCAGGGGGACACACTCTCGGCTTTTCGCATTGTTCTTCCTTTGAATCACGGCTACGTAACTTTAGCTCAAACCATGATATTGATCCTAGTTTGAGCGTCGAATTCGGTCAAGAGCTAAGGAAGAAATGTCCGAAGCCAAACAATGACAAAAATGCAGGACAGTTCTTGGACTCAACTTCGTCCAGCTTCGACAACGACTATTacaagagattgatccaaggcaAAAGTGTGTTTGGATCGGACCAAGCTTTGGGTGGTGATTTTAGGACTAAGTGGATTGTTGAATCGTTTGCTGGGGACCAAAGTTTGTTCTTTAGAGAGTTCGCGGCTTCCATGGTCAAACTTGGAAGTGTTGGGGTCATTGAAAATGGAGAAGTTAGACAGAAATGTCGTGTGGTGAACTAGAGATCGAGTGTAAAAGGAGTACTACTCTTACGAAAAAAAAGTTTTCTTTTGTGAGAGAGACTAATAAGAGAATgtttttattgattaattatcGGATTATTGTTTGTTTATGGTTAATACAAGAAGGTACAGTTCAGAATTGAATAAGAGTGATATAATATATGTTTCTGAGATCAAACATTTGAATTTGCTATTATGGTGATGATTGGTGAGTGTAATAAAATGGAATGGAATGGAAAAAAATgaatttctattttattactttatttggTTGCATTTTAGATTTTAGAGTATTGGAATGTGATTCTAATGGAATGATTTTTACATATTTTGAATGGAATGTGTAAAATCCATATTTTttcttaataatatttttttaaaataaaaggagtttGACTTggtcaaaaaaatatatatatatatatattcgaatTGTTTTCTTCGTCTCCCTCCCACGTGagcttattcttcttcttcctcttcttattcttcttcttcattttttttctttcgttCTCttcaaaaccagccacgaccacAACCCAAGCAGACCTTGCCGGAGCTCCATTTTCGACACGCGCCAGTGCTGCAGCTTCCCCGGCCGACGACGACGACAACCCCAAAGTTTGAGGTTGGTGACTATGTCTTCTTGAAAGTTACTCCCATGCTTGATGTGACGAAATTTGGAGTGAAGGGTAAGTTAGCCCTGAGGTAgattggacctttcgaggttatcgagAGGGTTGGGGAGGTCGCTTATCGATTGAACCTACCAGCGCGATTGGGGCATactcacaatgtgttccatgtgtCGATGCTGAGGAAGTATACTCCAAACTCATCGCACATCATTGAGTATGAAGCCATCCCTCTTCAAGAGGATGTGACATGTGAAGAACAATCTATCAGAATTTTAGCAAGAGAGTTAAAGGTGCTAAGGAATAGAAAGATTCCCGTAATCAAGGTCTTATGGCGGAACCATAGAGAAGACGAAGCTACTTGAGAGTTAGAGTCAGAGATGTATGAGAAGTATCCTCATTTATATAATTTTTGGCTTGCGGTTGTACTTTGAAAATTTCAGGACGAAATTTCTTTTAGGAGGGAAGAATGTAAaacccattttttttaataatattttataatatttttttttaaataaaaggggTTTGACTcggtcaaaaaaaaaaatatatatatatattcaaattgttttcttcttctccctcccacgtgtcgagcttattcttcttcttcctcttcttattctccttcattttttttctttcgttCTCttcaaaaccagccacgaccacAACCCAAACAGACCTCGCCGGAGCTCCATTTCCGACACGCGCCAGTGCTGCAGCTTCCCCGGTCGACGACAACAACAACCCCAAAGTTTGGTGACCATCGGATCAAGGACGTGCTCGTACAGTCACTCCGAAGTTTCACCGTCGAAACTTTGAGGTGACATTCCAGCCAGCTCCGACCTCCATTTGACGAGTGGTTGGTACCATTGGAATCAGTGTCGCAAGAGGAGCAtcgcccactaagtcattccggtcaactcgccatttttctccggcgagattttgggtatcacagcccctttggaagcattttctGGTGACATCGGTAGTCATTTGGGCGAAGGAGATTTACTTTtgtgatgtactcatcgagatGATCGTTTTGATATATGTCATGCATATATTCGTTGACGTTTCCGATACCGCCACCAACCGCTATTGTGCACCACGTGGGTGAGGTTCCGAAACTTGAagttttaaatatggtcatattatatgtcattggacacgatttttaataaggaatgctatgatgataatcgtttgctcatttggtgcacgtaggaaaaacgtgatattaaaatcggactaaatcattctaataagatcatcgttaagcttaggagcgttgctttgggctcggattaaattctaaggaggtatctaaagaggtagggactcaacttaactattggacttattttactcgtattgaattgcattaaacatattcaaattttgatatttataaaaagtttgaaaaaattgaaaacttaatctgcatgttttctgatctgttctTAGGGCACTGggtgccaaatatatttttgttcacttatttaagCAGATTATGctttttgggttttattcaaatgcagttgttatgctgcccaaatttctaaaatataaatattatacccaaaaattggagaatgccttctaggaggctaaggagaatgcattctagaagagctaaggggagtggtcctaggagaccccaaggaggatgtggtcctaggagaccccaagggagtggtcttaggagaccccaaggagaaagtggtcttaggagaccccaaggaggatgtggtcctaggagaccccaagggagtggtcttaggagaccccaaggagaaagtggtcttaggagaccccaaggaggatgtggtcctaagagaccccaagggtgtgtaggaggcaagcctcccaaggtttcctaagtgttggctcgaacgtgtccaaggtaagtagctaaggaggaggagtctcatgcaagaggaaggagacttagattttgataaggagagcctatacaatgttcgatcggacatgtttggaagatgttaaaggagaatgccttgatcttgtccaaggtgagatgttatggaggaggttgcctcaatgttgtccaaggtgaggtgctaaggaggttgcctcaatgttgtccaaggtgaggtgccaaggaggttgcctcggaccaccttggtccgaggagaaggcaagttgattggttcaaggaggaacatggcatgctagaggagagtgccatgttagaggagagtaGTGCATGTCCTACcgccatgcacgttcaacccacgaaaacatgtcctaccaccatgcatgttctaccaccatgcacgtccgaccaacacttgcatgagtggtcagtaggaggtggatcaactatctagaggagactaagtcaagattcccagagacagcttcaacaacatacgcgggaatctctcattcttcccacaaatggggggtttgttacatttcgaattttgaatgtttaaatgtaataaatataataaaatatccctatcataaagggatatcagttgaggatcccaggcctataaataaagagctgaTGGGATGAGAGAGAGGACCTTGAGCtgtttctttctagagagagaaaattgggactgtctattctagagagagaaagtgctgaaataagagagaattcttgtatttttgcaatctgtactgaagaaactcagttggctcagtccatctgatcttgagtacggatctataaatcacaactctaagtggattaggctattaccgacaatcagGGCTGAAttactataaaaatctcctgtgttatttacttttcttgtttataccgtctgttgtcgtttttatttctcttgaaggcttgtcgttattgacgttctcacgtcattggctaaaaacgcagtcaacaatgaagggaatatgtttctttcttttcatgcttacctgcatttggttataccgatgagagccatagtgatcatgattggtgCACGTTGTTGTTTCACGCCTAGTctttgtgtcatcataggtagatcaggtgtccactcacctgtaggtgtaaagacctagcatttgtatacaggaagtgttctgagcctcaccttgtggtggttatcaggtccggctacccggtttaggatgtcggttTTTCTATGGTAGGTAACAggactagggatctagtggacggtgtgatgtgcacttgtagctatgctcttgtgattatttgtggtttctctctattttggtttatacatgatgatgtatattttgttttcaaagctaaccatgcaggggttgtattaaacttttgggtcctatgttagtagttgctttcctactgggttttataagctcacccctatctctcccattccaggagcctagtgacgcgaacgtggaaaaggtgaattatcgatggagccaatgtgtttagcctatttatATTTCCTGTCTTTGTCTTATCTTTTGAGCATTATGtatgtattcgacttcgaatCTAATGATCGGTATATCTGAATGAGCTATGAAACAGTTAGGGATGAGGAATGGGGATGCTAggtattattttgggtgtttatgacttattaactttaactatttggtgattacataactgtgggaatattattgttttatgtataatgataagtggtcatacttttattactaatatttttatatataattataggagttatttcattattttaacttataattatagtacgatttaatataaattaaatgattatttataaagactatttttcaacgagggtcaaagtttgacctttgaccacccaagttatggatattacaaatcttccacggcctagggctcgggtcgtgacagAATGACTATTCCATTTGAAAATGAAAGGAAAGACCATTCCAATGCAAGattgaaaaaattaataattctATTCTATTCCATTCCCATTCTTTTTCCTATTCCCTTTCATATTTCTCAATTTTCATTCCTTCCAACCAAACGACACCTAAAGTGATTCGATTATcatcaatataatttttttttataaatatggtTTTTCAATAATGAGTTTAACTATACCATATTACTAACTTTTCTTaacataagtttgaaaaaaacaatattataaaaatcatttcTTCGAATGATCGTGAACTCATTTAAAGTACATGCTTAATGACTAAtctaaaaattaacacctaaagTACATGCTTAATGACTACTCTAAAAATTAACACCTGTAAAGATTAATAACAATAGGTGtataataactttattaagaaaatCTCATTGAGATAAAATAGAATATACTAAGAAAGATGAAAGATTAGAAAAGATATCAAAAGAAGATAAGCTAAATAAACTACAACGAAAAACTTTGAATTTCTAGGTGTAAAAACTCCAACAACTTTTGAGAAAAACAAACTATAGGAAGATCTCCTAAGGTTTTGGAAaagcataataataataagatgaatatatttacataaaaatCTATTGAAAAAGTATAACATAAATATTTGTTAGAAAATACACATATGATAttacttaataaataaattaaattgatatgagcataaatatatataatgagaAGTGGAGATCAAGAGAAAATACAATTATATCAATAATTGAAATAATCAAAATAAAACTCAGCATATATTAGAATTACCACATTTTTATACGAAACTGAGTCTAGTGTGTCACATTATCTCCTTAAAACAATTATGCATCATCACCGTGCACTAGATGATTACTAACGACATTGTCTCCCAGGATAAAACGGTTTATGAGCAGCAGCTACCTTTGCTTCTACTTCCAACAAACTGACCAATGACTAAGAATACCACCAAGATTTGACTGGGAAGTGAGAGAACTTCCACTACCGGATGCAATGAACTTAGAAAGAGCTTCAACCAGGAACAAAGAAGCCAAGAGAAATTCAAATAGAAGAATAGAGAGAGAATTTCAAAAATTGTAGAGAGTGTTCTTGAATGGTGTGTGAAACAACGAGATGAAATTCTCAACTTAAAGCCTTCAAGGAGGAATACGTGCTTGAGAATGAAGCAAACAAAATAGGGTAACTtcacaaaaaattaattttgggtaactgcccaaaattattttaatataaggCATTTAATTTCAGTATTAATGGAAAAATCTACTTGATAatcaagcacataatcatgtcCAGATTTGTTTTTGTGAATCAAGCTAATGTGCTTGATTGTCACATAGTGAAGAAATGAGATAATATTCTTGAGaatattttctttctcattttgcCAATTTTAAGTGACAATTTCTTATTCATCCCGTAACCATTTTGAGCATATTAATTCTTGATTTTTATGTACTCGTGTATGAGAATACAAATCTCCAAAGTCATCTCACTAATAACAAGCGAGATGTTTTTTATAAGAGGTAAATTTATACTATGCACATGTGATGTTTTTTATAAGAGGATTCAAAATTCtaacaattatttatttttgttgaatGGATATTTCATTCTCCCCAAACATCTCCCTGAATTGTCAGCGATAGAGACTGGCATTGAGCGAGAGTTTCAAGATCTCTACAAAGATTAAAAAAAAGGccgaaagaaaaaatattttgatGAATATGGTGGATATGATGATATCAAGACAGCTAGGAAGAATCCATCGAGGGGGATTGACAATGAAAGTTAGTAGAAGTGTATTGAGCTATTCATCTCTAAATAGTATATGGCACGCTCAAAGGTAAATGATGCCAACATATCAAAACAGGAGTATCCAAGCCTCCAAGGATCGACATCTTACTATGCTGCTCAATTTAAGAAggtaattaataatatgtatataaatttaagTATTTTTCAGTTAGCTTATTAATAATTCAGTATTTAAATGATATTTTGTCACATTCTATTTTCCAAAGATGAATCATGAAACTAAGGCACTGCCCAGCTTGATTACCACGTTCCATGATATGCACAACCATCCaacacgtggatgggtgaacatgaatgctaaggatgcttatgtaagtaactttctaagttttttaTTAAGTATTCTATTATATACTAATTGCACTTTTCCTAAATTGCAAGATGTCTTGTAGCAAGAAATTCAAACGCAAACGCAAACGCAAAATGAATCCTCAACTTCCGCTGAAAGTGTCCATATCGATGAAACGCAGGTCGTAAcgaaggtacttggtcaacgtcgtggcaAAAAACAAGGTGttggacgcaagttgaagggcactagttcTTTTGCCACCAAGGCCACCGAGGCCTCCTCCCAGTCAGAGGCATCAACATTTATGTTGTCCACAGTCAGCACTACAACTTTATTAGTTAAGGCTTTCCACTCAATGGTTCAACACTTTAGTCAAGCCATCATGACCCAGAACAATAACTTTCTCCAATTGCAAAAAATTTATTCAAGATTCAAACCCAAATACTCTTGTGCTGCAATATCAACTTGttaacttggacatgaatatgatctAGACGATGATGGCGAACTTTCCAGTCTCGGGCCAAATTCTACCACAACAGCCACCATATCAGATcgactgtaacaccctacttccctagagccgttaccaagtgtgtttaaaatcgtgctttcaactcgctaatcgaggttttaattcaaaacgtgttaccaagccataattaaaaagaaaacattaaggaaagtagtttttcatagctaatcataaaagtttacacttgggatcccaaaacatagtttagaaaatatttacaatacaaaactgatcagagtcgtcaaaacgacaaaatctaagttcatttacaagcatctcccaaaatcccctagctgtgacagccaggctggccggacatgtacacgccgcctcacaccAGCTgcgctcatggttggttgatcttctctttacccttacctgtaccacagagcatctgtgagccgaagcccagcaagaaaacccataacagataacatatgcaatgcaCGAATCAAaaatataaacaggccaccaatagctaaacacatacggcctagcgatcccaggcgtttaccaagccctgggttcgcggaccacgccgtaaggatatcccaactatcctgttagggactcgccctggaaactcgcaccccac from Humulus lupulus chromosome 5, drHumLupu1.1, whole genome shotgun sequence encodes the following:
- the LOC133834810 gene encoding peroxidase 66; this translates as MATFSPKTIFYLTTLLLMTTVPQSKAALNANYYSQTCPQAEKIILQTVYNASIFDPKVPARLLRMFFHDCFIRGCDASVLLDSTAENQAEKDGPPNLSLASFYVIDGAKATLEAACPQTVSCADVLAIAARDVVTISGGPYWNVLKGRKDGRVSKASETVNLPAPTFNMSQLVQSFSNRGLGLKDLVALSGGHTLGFSHCSSFESRLRNFSSNHDIDPSLSVEFGQELRKKCPKPNNDKNAGQFLDSTSSSFDNDYYKRLIQGKSVFGSDQALGGDFRTKWIVESFAGDQSLFFREFAASMVKLGSVGVIENGEVRQKCRVVN